In one window of Photorhabdus laumondii subsp. laumondii DNA:
- a CDS encoding LysR family transcriptional regulator — protein MIFCSKQLKYFMESAKKESFTLAADTLCITPSPLSRLVYQLEQRVGCQLFERLPGKTKLTEEGRALYQELLPCYERIQKVEDNWNCRRNCKSSSRDKLVIGTSGEYVNKISTVVKRAVQRYHYRDICIINNFLIDDLIRQDAVFSSLMKEDITVYVTTECYPDNDDIIRIDGAYQKLSLAVSNDILEPESHVDEIIYSFPLVQHNSAFLKQCDNFMPLNYPPEYQNLALLTIPDFTNRLELIKAGVAISLMTPNEMRYSAHIDKGITFLNFESYPEPSVRYCAYALRNKYKEPLNSLISDLIF, from the coding sequence ATGATATTTTGTTCAAAGCAACTAAAGTATTTTATGGAATCAGCGAAGAAAGAGTCATTCACGTTAGCAGCGGATACACTTTGTATTACCCCCTCTCCACTTAGCAGGCTCGTATATCAACTGGAACAACGTGTGGGGTGCCAATTATTCGAGCGACTACCGGGAAAAACCAAGCTCACAGAAGAGGGCAGGGCGTTATATCAAGAGTTGTTGCCATGTTATGAAAGAATTCAGAAAGTTGAGGATAACTGGAATTGTCGTAGAAATTGCAAATCATCAAGCAGAGATAAACTGGTTATTGGCACCAGTGGAGAATATGTTAATAAGATATCTACGGTCGTAAAAAGAGCGGTGCAACGTTATCATTACCGCGATATTTGTATAATCAACAATTTCCTCATTGATGATTTAATAAGACAAGATGCAGTATTTTCTTCCTTAATGAAAGAGGATATAACGGTTTATGTGACCACTGAATGTTATCCAGATAATGATGATATCATCAGGATAGATGGTGCTTATCAAAAGTTGTCTCTTGCTGTATCCAATGATATTTTAGAACCAGAGAGTCATGTTGATGAAATAATATATAGTTTTCCTTTGGTTCAGCATAATAGTGCCTTTTTAAAACAATGCGATAATTTTATGCCATTGAATTATCCACCTGAATACCAAAATTTAGCGTTATTAACGATCCCTGATTTTACTAATAGATTGGAACTGATAAAAGCAGGGGTCGCGATAAGTTTAATGACCCCCAATGAAATGCGCTATTCTGCCCATATTGATAAAGGTATAACATTTCTGAATTTTGAATCATATCCAGAACCATCGGTAAGATATTGTGCTTATGCTCTCAGAAATAAATATAAAGAACCATTAAATTCATTAATTTCTGATTTGATATTTTAG
- a CDS encoding RHS repeat protein yields MKNIDPKLYQKTPVVNVQDNRGLTIRNIDFHRTTANGDTDTRITCHQYNTHGHLSQSIDPRLYEAKKTSSTIKPNFLWQYDLTGNPLRTESIDAGRTVTLNDIEGRPLLTVTATGVIQTRQYETSSLPGRLLSVTEQTPEEKTSRTTERLIWAGNTEAEKDHNLAGQCVRHYDTAGVTRLESSSLTGTVLSQSSQLLLDTQAANWTGDNETGWQNMLAADIYTILSTFDATGALLTQTDAKGNIQRLAYDVAGQLNGSGLTLKGQTEQVIIKSLTYSAAGQKLREEHGNGVITEYSYEQETQRLIGIKTRRSLDTNPSDTKVLQDLRYEYDPVGNVISIRNDAEATRFWHNQKVVPESTYIYDSLYQLISATGREMANIGQQSHPFPSPALPSDNNTYTNYTRTYTYDRGGNLTKIQHSSPATQNNYTTNITVSHQSNRAVLSTLTEDPTQVDALFDAGGHQNTLIAGQNLNWNPRGELQQVTLVKRDKSANDDREWYRYSGDGRRILKVNEQRTSNNAQIQRITYLPSLELRLTQDNTTTTEDLQVITVGEAGRAQVRVLHWESGKPEDIDNNQLRYSYDNLIGSSQLELDSKGEIISEEEYYPYGGTALWAARNKTEASYKTIRYSGKERDATGLYYYGYRYYQPWVGRWLSADPAGTIDGLNLYRMVRNNPIKYHDTDGRAPEIKDVEHTVIYGFSHHRGSEMGKAFAANKNPVTIDEYNAGLGIMGELSLSDYFRISQNLKEDSPPKLNEENIRTNSSKYLVAMGIEESSATDKIKQEAYEQQYAYTASWSFHMVENKGKLDIQSKVKNLLPSKSLFSGLSGQKRFQKLDAFILKNSDGSDFTIQRQRDILTKFASAGNTGELESTLSAADQSWLKNTIATAFFRQTSKLGMDWFIKQLASPDFRFVMAGYNGEKLTIEQLKSEQPWKTGKRRKEGPNEYAEAITFSEIRHAYRKKYDSTINFIQK; encoded by the coding sequence ATGAAAAACATTGATCCCAAACTTTATCAAAAGACTCCCGTCGTCAATGTCCAAGACAACCGGGGTCTGACAATCCGTAACATCGATTTTCACCGTACCACTGCAAACGGTGATACCGATACCCGTATTACCTGCCATCAATACAATACTCACGGACACCTAAGTCAAAGCATCGATCCACGCCTATATGAGGCCAAGAAAACCAGTAGTACGATCAAACCCAATTTTCTCTGGCAGTATGATCTGACCGGCAATCCCCTACGTACAGAGAGCATTGATGCAGGTCGCACTGTCACCTTGAATGATATTGAAGGCCGTCCGCTGCTGACGGTGACGGCAACAGGTGTCATACAAACCCGGCAATATGAAACTTCTTCCCTGCCCGGCCGTCTGTTATCTGTTACCGAACAAACACCAGAGGAAAAAACATCCCGTACCACCGAGCGCCTGATTTGGGCCGGCAATACCGAAGCAGAGAAAGACCATAACCTTGCCGGCCAGTGCGTGCGCCACTATGACACGGCGGGAGTTACCCGATTGGAGAGTTCGTCACTGACCGGTACTGTTTTATCGCAATCCAGCCAACTCTTGCTCGACACTCAAGCAGCTAACTGGACAGGTGATAACGAAACCGGCTGGCAAAACATGCTGGCTGCTGACATCTACACCATCCTGAGCACCTTCGATGCCACCGGCGCTTTACTGACTCAGACCGATGCGAAAGGCAACATTCAGAGGCTAGCCTATGATGTGGCCGGGCAGCTAAACGGGAGCGGGTTAACACTAAAAGGTCAGACGGAACAAGTAATTATCAAATCCCTGACCTATTCTGCTGCCGGACAAAAATTACGCGAGGAACACGGCAATGGTGTTATCACCGAATACAGTTATGAGCAGGAAACCCAACGGCTTATCGGTATCAAAACCCGCCGTTCGTTAGACACCAATCCGTCAGACACCAAAGTGTTGCAAGACTTACGCTATGAGTATGACCCGGTAGGCAATGTCATCAGTATCCGTAACGATGCGGAAGCCACCCGCTTTTGGCACAACCAAAAAGTGGTGCCGGAAAGTACTTATATCTACGACTCCCTGTATCAGCTTATCAGCGCCACCGGGCGCGAGATGGCGAATATAGGTCAACAAAGTCACCCATTTCCCTCCCCGGCTCTACCTTCTGATAACAACACCTACACCAACTATACCCGTACTTATACTTATGACCGAGGCGGCAATCTGACTAAAATCCAGCACAGTTCACCGGCGACGCAAAACAACTACACCACAAACATCACGGTTTCTCACCAGAGCAATCGCGCAGTACTCAGCACACTGACCGAAGATCCGACACAAGTAGATGCTTTATTTGACGCAGGCGGGCACCAGAACACGTTGATAGCAGGACAAAACCTGAACTGGAATCCACGCGGTGAACTACAACAAGTGACATTGGTGAAACGGGACAAGAGCGCCAATGATGATCGGGAATGGTATCGTTATAGTGGTGACGGGAGAAGGATATTAAAAGTCAACGAACAACGGACCAGCAACAACGCTCAAATACAACGAATAACTTATTTGCCGAGTCTGGAACTCCGTCTAACGCAAGACAATACGACCACAACCGAAGATTTGCAAGTTATCACCGTAGGAGAAGCGGGCCGGGCACAGGTACGCGTATTACATTGGGAGAGCGGTAAACCGGAAGATATCGACAATAATCAGTTGCGTTATAGTTACGATAATCTTATCGGTTCCAGTCAGCTTGAATTAGATAGCAAAGGAGAAATTATTAGTGAAGAAGAGTACTATCCCTATGGTGGCACGGCATTATGGGCGGCAAGGAACAAAACAGAAGCCAGTTATAAAACCATCCGTTATTCAGGCAAAGAGCGGGATGCCACCGGGCTATATTATTACGGTTACCGATATTATCAGCCTTGGGTAGGACGATGGTTAAGCGCCGATCCCGCAGGAACAATCGATGGGCTGAATTTATATCGAATGGTGAGGAATAATCCAATTAAATATCATGATACTGATGGTAGAGCCCCTGAAATTAAAGATGTCGAACACACGGTGATATATGGTTTCAGTCATCACCGCGGATCAGAAATGGGGAAGGCATTCGCGGCTAATAAGAATCCTGTTACCATCGATGAATATAATGCTGGGCTTGGTATCATGGGTGAATTAAGTCTGTCTGATTATTTTAGAATTTCTCAAAATCTTAAAGAAGACAGTCCACCTAAATTGAATGAGGAAAATATAAGAACTAACTCAAGTAAATATCTGGTAGCAATGGGTATAGAGGAAAGTTCAGCTACTGATAAAATCAAACAGGAAGCCTATGAACAACAATATGCTTACACTGCGTCATGGAGTTTTCATATGGTAGAAAATAAAGGAAAATTAGATATTCAAAGTAAAGTAAAAAATCTTCTCCCCTCAAAAAGTCTTTTCAGTGGGTTATCCGGCCAAAAACGATTCCAAAAATTAGATGCATTTATTTTAAAAAATAGTGATGGTAGCGATTTCACTATTCAAAGGCAGAGAGATATATTAACGAAATTTGCTTCCGCAGGAAATACAGGAGAACTTGAAAGCACCTTATCAGCAGCAGACCAATCATGGCTAAAAAATACTATTGCAACGGCATTCTTTAGACAAACAAGTAAATTAGGTATGGATTGGTTTATAAAACAACTAGCATCACCTGATTTCAGATTTGTTATGGCTGGATATAACGGGGAAAAATTGACTATCGAGCAATTAAAATCAGAACAACCCTGGAAAACAGGAAAAAGAAGGAAAGAAGGTCCGAATGAATATGCCGAAGCAATAACTTTCTCTGAAATTCGTCACGCCTATAGAAAAAAATACGACAGTACAATAAACTTTATCCAGAAATAA
- a CDS encoding phage holin family protein: MLLIIPSDTQLIIWLIIGFIAAWGGLVRYLIDMQNKQYKWSWINVFCQLIISCFTGVLGGLLSFESGGSIYMTFAIAGLFGTTGSTGLNWLWRRLITYHHDHGRKQ, from the coding sequence GTGTTGCTCATAATACCGTCAGATACTCAACTTATCATCTGGTTGATCATTGGTTTTATTGCGGCCTGGGGCGGCCTCGTAAGGTACCTCATTGATATGCAAAACAAACAATATAAATGGAGTTGGATCAACGTATTCTGTCAACTCATCATCTCCTGCTTTACCGGTGTACTAGGAGGATTGCTGAGTTTTGAAAGTGGCGGCAGTATCTATATGACTTTTGCAATTGCAGGTTTATTCGGCACAACAGGAAGTACCGGACTGAACTGGCTCTGGCGCCGCCTCATTACGTATCATCATGATCATGGAAGGAAGCAATAA
- a CDS encoding SpvB/TcaC N-terminal domain-containing protein, translated as MQNSQDFSITELSLPKGGGAITGMGEALTPAGPDGMAALSLPLPISAGRGYAPSLALNYNSGAGNTPFGLGWDCNVMTIRRRTHFGVPHYNETDTFLGPEGEVLVVADQPRDESTLQGINLGATFTVTGYRSRLESHFSRLEYWQPKTTGKTDFWLIYSPDGQVHLLGKSPQARISNPSQTTQTAQWLLEASVSPHGEQIYYQYRAEDNLDCETNEITLHPQATAQRYLHIVYYGNRTASETLPGLNGRAPSQADWLFYLVFDYGERSNNLKMPPAFTATGNWLCRQDRFSRYEYGFALRTRRLCRQILMYHCLQALDNKIKEHNGPTLVSRLILNYDESAIASTLVFVRRVGHEQDGTAVTLPPLELAYQDFSPQHNTDWQPMDVLANFNAIQRWQLVDLKGEGLPGLLYQDKNAWWYRSAQRLGEIGSDTVTWEKIQPLSVIPSLQSNASLVDINGDGQLDWVITGPGLRGYHSQRPDGSWTRFTPLNALPVEYTHPRAQLADLMGAGLSDLVLIGPNSVRLYANTRDGFAKGKDVVQSGDVTLPVPGADPRKLVAFSDVLGSGQAHLVEVSATKVTCWPNLGHGRFGQPITLPGFSQPEAIFNPAQVYLADLDGSGPTDLIYVHTNRLDIFLNKSGNGFAAPMTLRFPEGLRFDHTCQLQVADIQGLGVASLILSVPHMTPHHWRCDLTSAKPWLLSEMNNNMGAHHTLRYRSSSQFWLDEKAAALVAGQTPVCYLPFPVHTLWQTETADEISGNKLVTTLRYARGAWDGREREFRGFGYVEQTDSHQLAQGNASERTPPAMTKNWYATGLPVIDNTLSTEYWRGDNQAFAGFSPRFTTWQDGKDILLTPEDDNSQYWLNRALKGQLLRSELYGLDDSTNKHVPYTVTEFRPQVRRLQQADNQYPVLWSSVVESRSYHYERIASDPQCSQDITLSSDLFGQPLKQVSVQYPRRKQPAISPYPDTLPDELLANSYDEQQRQLRLTYQQSSWHHLTDNTVRVLGLPDSTRSDIFTYEAKNVPAGGLNLELLSIKDSLIADNKPREYLGQKKTIYTNGKNAAPLQTPTRQALVAFTETTVFSQSTLSAFDGSIPSAQLSTTLEQAGYQQTNYLFPRTGEDKIWVAHHGYTDYGTAAQFWRPQKQSNTQLTGKITLTWDATYCVVTQTRDAAGLTTSAKYDWRFLTPVQLTDINDNQHLIMLDALGRPITLRFWGTENGKMTGYSSPEKAPFSPPSDVNSAIELKKPLPVAQCQVYAPESWMPVLSQKALNRLAEQDRQKLYNTRIITEDGRICTLAYRHWSQSQKATPQLTSLLNNGPHLPPHSLTLTTDRYDHDPEQQIRQQVVFSDGFGRLLQAAARHEAGMAWQRNKEGSLMISVKHTENRWAVTGRTEYDNKGQPIRTYQPYFLNDWRYVSNDSARQEKEAYADTHVYDPVGREIKVITAKGWLRRTLFTPWFTVNEDENDTAAEVNEVNM; from the coding sequence ATGCAAAATTCACAAGATTTTAGTATTACAGAACTATCATTGCCCAAAGGAGGAGGCGCTATCACGGGAATGGGGGAAGCGTTAACCCCCGCCGGACCGGATGGTATGGCCGCGCTATCTCTACCATTACCTATTTCTGCCGGGCGCGGTTATGCCCCGTCACTCGCCTTAAACTACAACAGCGGTGCCGGTAACACTCCATTTGGTCTGGGTTGGGATTGCAACGTTATGACCATCCGCCGCCGCACCCATTTTGGTGTCCCCCATTATAACGAAACCGATACTTTCCTTGGGCCGGAAGGCGAAGTACTGGTAGTCGCGGATCAACCGCGTGATGAATCGACATTACAGGGTATCAACCTAGGCGCTACCTTCACCGTTACCGGATACCGTTCCCGTCTGGAAAGTCATTTCAGCCGATTGGAATATTGGCAGCCCAAGACAACAGGCAAAACAGATTTTTGGCTGATATATAGCCCAGATGGGCAGGTACATTTATTGGGTAAATCACCGCAAGCACGGATCAGCAACCCATCCCAAACGACACAAACAGCACAATGGTTGCTGGAAGCTTCTGTATCACCACATGGTGAGCAAATTTATTATCAGTACCGGGCCGAAGATAACTTAGATTGTGAAACTAATGAAATTACGCTCCATCCACAGGCCACAGCACAACGTTATTTACATATAGTGTATTACGGCAACCGGACAGCCAGCGAAACGTTACCCGGTCTGAATGGTCGCGCCCCATCACAAGCAGACTGGTTGTTCTACCTGGTATTTGATTACGGCGAACGCAGTAACAACCTGAAAATGCCACCAGCATTTACAGCAACGGGTAACTGGCTTTGTCGTCAGGACCGTTTTTCCCGTTATGAATATGGCTTTGCATTACGTACTCGCCGTTTATGCCGTCAGATACTGATGTATCACTGCCTGCAAGCGCTGGATAATAAGATAAAAGAACACAACGGACCAACGCTGGTTTCACGCCTGATACTCAATTATGACGAAAGCGCAATCGCCAGCACGCTGGTATTCGTTCGTCGAGTAGGACATGAGCAAGACGGTACTGCCGTCACCCTGCCACCATTAGAATTGGCGTATCAAGATTTTTCACCGCAACATAACACTGACTGGCAACCGATGGATGTGCTGGCAAACTTCAATGCCATTCAGCGCTGGCAGCTAGTCGATCTAAAAGGCGAAGGATTACCCGGCCTGCTATATCAGGATAAAAACGCTTGGTGGTACCGTTCCGCACAGCGTCTGGGTGAAATTGGCTCAGATACCGTCACTTGGGAAAAAATACAGCCTTTGTCTGTTATCCCTTCCTTGCAAAGCAACGCCTCGCTGGTGGATATCAACGGAGACGGCCAACTTGATTGGGTTATCACCGGACCGGGATTACGGGGATATCATAGTCAACGTCCAGATGGCAGTTGGACACGTTTTACCCCACTCAATGCTCTGCCGGTGGAATATACTCATCCACGTGCGCAACTCGCCGATTTAATGGGAGCCGGGCTCTCTGATTTAGTGCTGATCGGCCCTAATAGTGTGCGTTTATATGCCAATACTCGTGACGGCTTCGCCAAAGGAAAAGATGTGGTGCAATCCGGTGATGTCACGCTGCCAGTACCGGGTGCCGATCCGCGTAAGCTGGTGGCGTTTAGTGATGTATTGGGTTCCGGTCAGGCACATCTGGTTGAAGTGAGCGCAACTAAAGTCACCTGCTGGCCTAATCTGGGGCATGGACGTTTTGGTCAACCCATTACCCTGCCGGGATTCAGCCAGCCAGAGGCTATATTTAACCCGGCTCAAGTTTATCTGGCCGATCTGGATGGCAGCGGCCCAACGGATCTGATTTATGTTCACACCAACCGTCTGGACATCTTCCTGAATAAAAGTGGCAACGGTTTTGCCGCACCGATGACATTGCGCTTCCCAGAAGGCTTGCGTTTTGACCATACCTGTCAGTTACAAGTGGCCGATATACAAGGGTTAGGTGTCGCCAGCCTGATACTGAGCGTGCCACATATGACCCCCCATCACTGGCGTTGTGATCTAACCAGCGCAAAACCGTGGTTACTCAGCGAAATGAACAACAATATGGGAGCCCACCACACCTTGCGTTACCGCAGTTCCTCCCAGTTCTGGCTGGATGAAAAAGCCGCGGCACTGGTTGCCGGACAAACACCGGTTTGTTATCTCCCCTTCCCGGTACACACCCTATGGCAAACGGAAACAGCGGATGAAATCAGCGGCAACAAATTAGTCACAACACTGCGTTATGCTCGTGGCGCTTGGGATGGGCGTGAACGGGAATTTCGCGGATTTGGTTATGTTGAGCAGACAGACAGCCATCAACTGGCCCAAGGCAACGCGTCAGAACGCACCCCACCCGCGATGACCAAAAACTGGTATGCCACCGGGCTACCGGTAATAGATAACACATTATCAACAGAGTATTGGCGTGGTGATAATCAGGCTTTTGCCGGTTTTTCACCACGCTTTACGACTTGGCAAGATGGCAAAGATATTCTGTTAACACCGGAAGATGATAACAGCCAGTATTGGCTAAACCGGGCACTGAAAGGTCAACTGCTACGTAGTGAGCTGTACGGATTGGACGACAGTACAAATAAACACGTTCCCTATACTGTCACTGAATTTCGTCCACAGGTACGTCGATTACAGCAGGCAGATAACCAATACCCGGTACTTTGGTCATCTGTAGTTGAAAGCCGCAGCTATCATTACGAGCGTATCGCCAGCGACCCACAATGCAGCCAAGATATTACGCTATCCAGTGATCTATTTGGCCAACCGCTAAAACAGGTTTCGGTACAGTATCCACGCCGAAAGCAACCAGCAATCAGTCCGTATCCTGATACGCTGCCTGATGAATTGTTAGCCAACAGCTATGATGAACAGCAACGCCAATTACGGCTCACCTATCAACAATCCAGTTGGCATCATCTGACTGACAATACCGTTCGGGTGTTAGGATTACCGGATAGTACCCGCAGTGATATCTTCACTTATGAAGCTAAAAATGTACCTGCTGGTGGTTTAAATCTGGAACTACTGAGTATTAAAGATAGCCTGATTGCGGATAATAAACCGCGTGAATATCTCGGCCAGAAAAAAACCATTTATACCAATGGGAAAAATGCAGCGCCATTGCAAACGCCAACGCGACAAGCGCTAGTTGCCTTTACCGAGACAACGGTATTTAGTCAATCCACACTATCAGCGTTTGATGGGAGCATCCCATCTGCTCAATTGTCAACGACGCTGGAACAAGCCGGATACCAACAAACAAATTATCTATTTCCTCGCACCGGAGAAGATAAAATCTGGGTAGCTCATCATGGTTATACCGATTACGGTACAGCCGCACAGTTCTGGCGCCCGCAAAAACAGAGCAACACCCAACTCACGGGCAAAATTACACTCACTTGGGATGCAACCTATTGCGTTGTCACACAAACCCGAGATGCTGCTGGGCTGACAACCTCAGCCAAATATGACTGGCGTTTTCTGACCCCTGTGCAACTCACAGATATCAATGACAATCAGCACCTTATCATGCTGGATGCACTGGGCCGGCCAATCACACTGCGCTTTTGGGGAACTGAAAACGGCAAGATGACCGGTTACTCTTCACCGGAAAAAGCACCGTTTTCTCCACCGTCCGATGTGAACTCCGCTATTGAGTTAAAAAAACCGCTCCCTGTAGCACAGTGTCAAGTTTACGCACCAGAAAGCTGGATGCCAGTATTAAGTCAGAAAGCCCTCAATAGGCTGGCAGAGCAAGATCGGCAAAAGTTATACAATACCCGAATCATCACCGAAGACGGGCGCATATGTACACTGGCCTATCGCCACTGGTCACAAAGTCAAAAGGCAACCCCTCAACTCACTAGCCTGTTAAACAACGGCCCCCATTTACCCCCTCACAGCCTCACATTGACTACGGATCGTTATGATCACGATCCTGAGCAACAGATCCGTCAACAGGTAGTATTCAGTGATGGCTTTGGTCGCTTACTGCAAGCCGCTGCCCGACATGAAGCAGGTATGGCTTGGCAACGCAATAAAGAGGGTTCTCTGATGATAAGTGTCAAGCATACTGAGAATCGTTGGGCAGTGACTGGACGAACGGAATATGACAATAAGGGACAGCCGATACGCACCTATCAGCCCTATTTCCTCAATGACTGGCGATACGTTAGCAATGACAGTGCCCGGCAGGAAAAAGAAGCTTATGCAGATACCCATGTCTATGATCCCGTTGGTCGAGAAATCAAGGTTATCACCGCAAAAGGTTGGTTACGCCGAACCTTGTTCACTCCTTGGTTTACTGTCAATGAGGATGAAAATGACACGGCTGCTGAGGTGAATGAGGTGAATATGTAA